The sequence TTTGAGGAGCTGACTAAGGGCATCTAGGGTGTGGGCTGAAGGGGGCTCAATGTTGAGAGATAGGCGGGCACGGTGACGAATTTCGCTAATCCGCTTTTGCAGCGTTTGAGCAACCCCCAGGGCATCTTCTCCCAGCTGCTTGAGCTGCTGCTGTTGGTAAAACTTTAAAGCCGCTCCCCGCAGCACCTGAAGGGTGGCTTCTTCACCGTGGGAGCCCGGAATTAGGCGCAGGCGCAGCAAGACGCGATCGCCCCTATACAGCCGCTCAATGTCGGCCTGCTTAGATTGGGTTGTGGGCAGCAGGGGCAGATGGGTCAGGCGCTTGAGTTCATTGATCACGCTCTGGAGTTGGTCAAAGCTGAGGGGGTTGAGGGCAGCCTGTAGGACGCCATCTTTGCTCCACAGCACACGACCTTGAGTAGCCCCCCGTTCCAGGTAGAGTCGCCCAATCCCCTCGCTCAGCACCTGGGTCAGCAACGCCTGGGTCAGCTGGGGGGGCGATAGATGGTGCAGTTGGGTAAGGGGCACCCGACCTACAGCTTGATCGAGGGCAAGCACCAAAGGGGCTGCCTCTGGAGCGATCGCCGGAGCGTCAGCAGGGGGGGTTGGCGACGGAGTTAAGACCTTGGGGGAGGTGGGTAAGACCTCAGCGCCCCGATCAGTCGCGCCTAGATCTTCAGTTCTCAGATCCTCAGGGCTATCGACAATAAACGTCAGCAGTTCATCGCTGGAGGGCAGCGTCTGAGCTTGGGCAGCGGGCACGCTCTGGGAGCGCTGTTTAGCGCGAGCAGCGTGGCTCAAATACTGAGAGAGCATTTTGCGCTGCCAGTCTGAGGACACTGGCCAAGGCACTAATGTACAGCGAATAAACGAAATTTGTCGGCGAGCGTAGTCTAAAGCAACGGAGTCTTGAGGGTTAACCACGCCTAGGTGCAAACAGCTAGCCTCGACCGAGAGGGGGATAATCTCGTGGTAGAGGCAAGCCTCAAAAGGCAAAATGCTGTCGATCAGCGATAGCATTTGGGCCGTATCAAGACGTCTATCGATCGCTTCACTGCCGCTGTACGTGTCCAGGGCAGTGAGGTCGTTAGGTAAGGCATTCGACTCTGTCATGAACCTGGCAGACTAACGGTTGAAGTTCTTTAATCCTAGGCGTGACCCAAACACTAGAGCTAGATTCTTAAAGATCGCTCTATCAATCTTTATGGAAGATTTAGTTAAATAGGGCATGAAACCCCACTGTTCTACTGTCATTGATGAACGGCATCCCCCGGCCTGCGCTTAGGCCATCCAACCGAGGGCTCATTGGCCTAAGTGCTAGGCAAAGCAGACCTCTTAGCTTTGAGTATGCCCAAACCGAGGCCAAAATCGGGTAGGGTTTCAGTGCCTGCAATAAAAGTGGCCCCAGGCTCCGATCCGCCTAGGGCTGGCGATCTATCCTGACAGTAGGGGAAGCTGAGGTAGATATTAGGTATCGGGTACTACCTCAAACCGACCCCGTATCGCGTTTCTACAGGCAGTTTCAGGTAAATATGGCACAGGCGTCCTTCCACCGGTTGACAGCAGGTTCATGGCGGTTTAATTCGTTATTCTTGGGAGCACTGCTGGCCCTAATGCCGGGGGGCTTTCCGGCCCACCTCACCAGCTCGTTTGCTCCCCCCCAGGCTCTGGCCCAATCAACCGTCGATGAAGCCACCACCATTCGGGTCTATGAGCAGGTGAGCCCAGCAGTGGTAGCCATTAATACTCGTGGCGGCGGCGGCAGCGGCAGCATTATTGATGCCAACGGCCTGATTTTGACTAACGCCCACGTGGTGGGTTCAAACCGGGTAGTCACGGTGCGCTTGGCCGATGGTCGCAGCTTTGAAGGCGATGTGGTTGGCTATGGCCAAGACCGACTTGACCTGGCGGCGGTGCGGCTGCGGGGCAACCCCACGGGGCTGCCGACGGTGGCCATTGCCCCCTCTAACTCGGTGCGGGTGGGCCAAAGTGCCTTTGCCATTGGCAGCCCCTTTGGGCTGCAGGGCACTCTCACCGTGGGCATTGTCAGCCGCATTGACCGCGATCGCAACGTGATTCAGACTGATGCCGCCATCAACCCTGGCAATTCAGGCGGGCCGTTGCTCAACAGCGGCGGGCAGTTGATTGGGGTCAACACCTCAATCTTTACCACCGGCAGCAGTGGCGGCAACGTGGGCATTGGCTTTGCCATTCCGACCGATGCTGTGCAAACATTTCTTGCCTCGGTGCGATCGGGCACAGCCACCGCTACAGCCACGGCCCCCGCCAACCGCAACCGCCGCGAACCGACTCCCATTGCCCTAGGTGCAGCGGTACAGGGACAGCTCAACACCAGCAGCAACGTCCTGCCCGACGGCAGTTTCTACAACCCCTACAGCTTTGAAGGGCAGGCCGGACAGACCGTCACCATCGACATGACCAGCCCCGATATCGACCCGTACTTAATTTTGCTGGCCGAGGGGCAGGAAGACTTTTCGATTCAAGATGATGACAGCGGCGGCGGCCTCAACGCCCGCATTTCGGTGCAGCTACCCTACACGGGCTCCTATATTGTGCTGGCCAATGCGCTGGCGGAAGGAGAGTCGGGTCGCTATCAACTGCGGATCAGCCAGGGCAGCGGCGGCAATGGGGCGGGGCCAACTCCCAGCGGTACCATTCTGCGGCAGCAGGGCAATTTGGGGCCGAGCGATCGCACCTTGCAAGACGGATCGTTCTTCCAAGAGTTTCCGTTTCGAGGTCAGGCTGGGCAAACGGTTCGGATTCGGCTCGAAAGTGCTGACTTTGACACCTACTTGATCGTGCTTGACGCCAACCGCAACCGCATCGCCGACAACGATGACGCCACTCCAGACACGACCAACTCCGAAATCACCCTGAGGTTGCCCCGCGATGGTGTTTACACCGTATTGGTCAACAGCTATGGCCCCGGCGAGCGCGGGCGCTTTGTGCTGACAGTAGAGTAGCCGTGGGGCAAGCCCCCTAGGGTTCAGGCGCAGAGGTTTTTTCGTACCTGAACCCCAGGGCTCTCTCAAGCAGTGGCAGATGACTCGCACTGGGCCAGGTACGCTCGCCAGCCACCATAGGCCGAGATCTCGCGCTGCCCCTCGCAAAGGATGGGTTCGCCCAATACCCCCAGCACGGTTTCGCCGGTAGCTAGGGTCACTTTGCCAATGCTCAGCCCCGGCGGCTCTTGCAAAAGCACCTGTACCAGGCCAGCGGGGGGCACCAGCCATACCTCTAGCGCCACGGCGGTGCCACCGCTGCTGACCCGCACCATCGCTGGGTGTACGTCACCAATGGACCACAGACGGTAAACGGGGGTTGTGTCAGCCTCGTAGAGAAACTCGGCCCCAGCCTTGAGCAGGTTAGCATTGAGTTCTAGCCCTCGCATTAGAGTGCCGTTGACTGCTAGTTTGATTCCTTCCGCCATGGTGGCGCACTCCCCTCGCTATAGACGTTGTGATCGACTGCTTCACTGTAGCCCGCGCTGATTCTTCAGATTCGGCTGGAAAGGGTCAGGCTGTCGCGATAGCATAGAGGTGAAGACGTGAATTTTTGTAACACCCTTGACCTCTGCCCTTCAGCCCACCATCGACCCAGCGCGGCCTAGCGACTGGTACGCCCTGAGTCCTCGCTGGCAGGCTGGGCAGCCCACGGTGCAAAAGGGGCTGCCCCACGACCAGTTGGCCCCTGCCTGGCAAATTTTGCTGTTGGGGGATGGCTCACCCACGCGCCACTTACAGCTGCTAACGCGCGATCGCACCGAGGTCGATGTCATTGACATGTCGCTGGTGGGCATGGATCTCGACGGTGCCCCGGACATTATTCGCGTTGTGCCTGGCCCCCGCCTCCGCCGCCAGGTGTGGCTGCGCACCGCCTCAGGTCAGCGCCTCGCCTACGCCGCCTCCTGGTGGGAAGCCAGCCATGTCGATGACTATCTCCAAAACAAGTCGCTGCCGATCTGGGCTAGCCTAGCCCGCCTTCGCACCGAGCTATACCGCGATATTCAAGGCCTCTACTATGGCGACTCCCAAGCGCTAGAAGATGCGTTCGGGCAAACGGGACCGTTTTGGGGTCGGCACTACCTGTTTTGGCACCGGGGTAAACCCCTAACCCTGATCTACGAAGTGTTCTCACCCTATTTGACTCGCTACCTGGGGCCGATGCAGAGTGGGCCGAGGCCCTAAGCCATGCTCCCTAGCGGCCCAGCCGAACGCTAAGGCCAATCGCCATCGTTAGCCGGCGGGGGCAAATAATTGGGTGACCCCGGCTCTAGAAATGCCCCCTGGTAGGGGCGGGCGGGGTCGAGCCAGACCTGAGTGCGGAGAGGCCCATAGCGCTGACGCAGCAGGGCATCGATCTGTTCGCCAATGGTTTCGGCAGATTCGACAAATTCGGGATGCAGCACCAGGTGAATCTCGACCCACACCTGGCGACCCACCATACCTCGGGAGCGAATGCGGGTGCAGCGGGTAACCCCTTCTACCTGGGTGGCCAGGTGGGAAATGGCTTCGGGGGCGATCGCAGTGGGCCGCAGCAACATGGGCAGTTGTTCGTTCAAGACGCGCCACAGGCTGCGACCCACCAGAGGCAACAGCACCAGGGCAAAGACCGGGTCTAGCCAGCGCTGATTTTGCCAGATCGCCAGCAGCACCCCCACCATCACAATGCTCAGCCAGGCATCGGCCAAAAAGTGGCGGGTGTTGAGCTTGAGGGCCTGACTACTGAGGCTGCGAGCCTGGTAGCTGGCGTAGATACCCAGGGCCACATTGAGAATCACCATCGCCGCTGTAAACCGCAGCACCTGGGGGTCAAGCACAACCTGAAACGGATTGTCTGCGCCAGTGAAGGCGCTGACGATTTGGCGCAGGGCAATGAACAGCAGGCTCACCCCAGTGAATCCTAAAAAAGCGCACAGCATTAGGGTGCCCGCCACCTCTGCGCGCCCATGACCCCAAACTTCGCGCCCCATCTGCCGCTGGGGAGAGGTAACGGCTACCAGGCTGAGCACCGTGCTAAAGCCATCGACGAGGGTGTGCAGCGACTCGGCCAGCAGGGTCAGCGACTGGTTAGCCCACCCACCAATGGCCTCTACAGCCAGCAGCAGCAGCGTAGCCCATAGGGTCGTCAACAACAGGCGATAGCTAATCCGGCGTTGGTACTCGCCCTCGTTCATGGACAGAAGTTTCACTGGGCTCAAGGTCTGGGCTCAATGGTACTCCAAGGGATGGTACTGAAAGCGATTAGAGCAAGCGCAGTTGTTGAGCGGTCTCTTCTAGGGCCAAACTGTCGAGGTCATCTAGGTCGAAATCGGCGGTTTCCAAAGACAGATCGACGTCGATTTCATCGGCCAGCAGAGCAGTGGCAGCAGCCATCATGCCCTCAGCGAGGTCGCCTAAATCGTCGCGGTTGGCCAGGTAGGCCCCCAACGCCGCCAGCGGGTCGAGGGCGCTGTCGGTGCCCAGTTCGGGTAGGCGACTGCGGCTGGTTTGGGCTTTTAACTCGGGCTGGAGGGTGTAGGTGTGGGCCGCCGCTAAGGCTGTTTCGAGGGCAGACTGGTCGATCTGGTCGACCTGGTCGGTGCGCAGGCTGTAGAGGCAACGCACCACAGCATCGACAATATCGGCCTGGGCAATGGCTTGCTCAAGCCGACGCTGAGGATGCTCTGCGGTAGTGAGATCGACGTGAATCGTTTTGAAGGGGCGCACCGGCAGAGGACAAAACTCGGCCTCGGCGGTGCCTTTGTCTACTTGCACCAGCAGGTAGCCTTTGGCTTCGGTTTCTTCGCTGAAATCGACCCGTTCAATGCTGCCGGGGTAGATCATCAGCGGCTGTTCGCAGAGCACCTGATGGCGGTGGACATGGCCCAGGGCGACATAGTCAAAGCAGGGGCGGGCTAGCAGGGCCATGGGCACGGTAAACCCTCGCCCGGCGGCGAGAAACCGCTCGGCTCCGTAGGTGGCGGTGTCGACCATGGCATGGGCCAAGAGAATGGCGGGGCTGTCTGGGTCGAGGCGGCGAATTTCGCCCTCTAGAGCCACCCGCAGGCGATCGAGCAGCAGTTCGTTGACTTGGGCCATCGATAGCCCCTCGGTTTCGGGCCGGGTGAGCAGGGTTGATTTAGTCAGCCAGGGCAGGGTGACTACCTGCACCGGGCCGTTGGTGGTGGCAATATAGTGGGTTTCGAGGCGATCGCCCACCACCACATCCTGAACGCCCAAGGTTCGGTAAATCGACAGGCTGGCCCCGCCCAACCCCTGGGCATGTTGATCGTGGTTGCCCACCAACAGCACGGTAGGGATGCCCGCCGCCGACAGCCGGCAAAACTGGCTGGCCAGCGCCTGCTGCACCAGGGGCGGCGGCGTGGCATCGGGGAAGGCATCACCGCCAAACAGCACTAGATCGACCGGCTCGGCCAAGGCGCGATCGATGCAGCGGGTGAGGGCGGCCATGAAGTCTTCGAACCGGGTGTTGAGGCCGGTTTCGGGGTTGAGGCGACCATGGGCAAACCCGCTGCCCAGATGGATGTCGGAGAGGTGAAGGAGGGTGATCATGGGGTCATGATAGCGCTCTCGTTAGTTCAAGAGATCTATCCGCCTAGGATAAACAGGCCCAGCATGGTGGCACTGTTCCAGGCACTGTGGAGAATCATGGGGGAGAGCAGGTTGCGCGATCGCGTGTACACAAACCCCAGCACCGCCCCCAGCACCGTTAAAGGCAGCACCTCAGACAGGCTGAGGTGGGCAGCGGCAAAGATGAAAGCACTCAAGGCGATCGCCCACCCAGCCGACATATAGCGGGTCAGCGAGGGCAGCAAAAAGCCGCGAAACAAGACTTCTTCAAACAGGGGAGCCGCGATCGCCGCCGTCAGAAAGAACACCAGCAGCGCCACACCATCTTGCTCTTCAAGCACCGTTTGCAGCAGCGGGTTGCTGCCCCCCTGCCCCTGCCAGATCTGCTGGTTAATCAGCGCTACCCCAAACATCAGCGGCACGGCCACAAAGTAGCCCCCTAGCCCCCACAGCAGCGCCGACCGCGAGGGCTTGAGTTTAAACAGGTCTTTGGGCACCGGCCAGGGGCGAATTGACCACCACAGCACCCCTACCGCCCCCGCCGCCATCAGCAGGTAGTAAACCAAAGAAAAAATCGCACGACCACGGCTGCTCAGCGCTGCACTGCTAAAGCCCAGCCCCCCCAACACCAGGGGTAGCAGAATCTGTCCCACAAAGAAAAAGCCGACAATCAGCACCTGCCAGATAATTTCCCCCGTCCAAGGAATTTCCCAGCCCTGACCGGCATTTTGCCGCAGCACCGACTGACTGCCCCGCAGCACGCGCTGGGCCACCAGCCAAAGGATCAGGCCGATACCAGTGACGGCCCCTAGGGCTGGCAAGGCACCTACCAGAGCCAGCTTGACCAATTTACCCTGGGCGGTTTCTTGCTCTAGGGCTTGTAGGGCAGCTCGATCAGCCTCGCGCCCTTCTACCGTGTAGAGGCGATCGAGGGCACGATACTCAAACCAACCGTCGAGCGACGCTTGTAGCCAGGCTTCGTCGTCGTCGTTGGCTTGATTGGCCTGCCACAGACGAATGAGGGTATCTGCTGTGCGCAGCGTTGGGGCTGAGGCGGTGTCGCTGTCGCGCACCTGCCCCCAGCGATCGAGGGCCGCTTCGGGCCGCTCCTGGTAGGCATCCATCAGACCCAGGCGCAGATCGAGGCGGTGCAGCAGGGTCTCTTGCTGGCTCAGGGCGGTTTGCACCCGGCGGGCTAAGGGCTTGCCCGCATTGGCCTCATCGGCCAGCGATTCGCCAGTCTGCGTGGCAGGGGCGTAGCGGGCCATGTTTTCGATCGCCCCCTCGCGCACCTGTTCGTACTGCTTTTGGGCCGTGGCCACCGGGTCTTGCCCCAACAGGCCTGCGCGCAGAGTCGGCCATTGGTCGTCAGGTAGACCTGCCCCTTGCCAGGCGCTGCCCTCAAGCAGCAGGTCGGTTTGGTAAAGCTGGAGCTGACTGGCTACCTGAGGTTCATTCCAACTGCTCAGCAGCGACTGCACCAGCACAAGGCCCACCAGGGCGGTGACAAGAATCAGAAAGAGGCGCTTGATCGAAAGCCAGGGCTGGGTCAAGTCGGGTTCGGAGGTCATGGGGAGGGAGTTAAAAGGTCAGCAGCGAAAAATGCTGCGCTCCTTATTATCTCACTGCGATCGCCTGTCGGCCCTCGGTGCTGGCTATAGCTACGGACTGAAATAACCGGGTTTTAGGTTAGTCGCTGTTCAGCAAAAGTGTAGCGATTGCATAAACGCTAGCGCTGCGATCGCTTGGGCCGACCTTGTTTGACCAACGCTAGCCACAGCAGCAGCAGCCCAGCCGCAATTAGGGCCACCCACCGAATGGCGGGGATATCGCTTTGGCGCACGGCGATCGCCACAAAGGCCCATACGTACACCAGGGTAAACGCAATATCTCCGCGCTGATAAATCACGATTGCGCCGATCAGCGCGGCTACAACCGTCATGGCCACCGTCCAAGCCACAGCCGAAATTCCCCAGCCACCCCAGGGCCAAACGTAGAGGGCAGAGGCGATGTTGACAATGGTAGCCACCGACACCCAACTCAAATACAAGCTAAAGGGAATATGGGCCATCCAGCGGCGCTGGCGAGACACCCGATAGCCCAGAGACGGGTTGTGGCTAGCCAGGCCGATATGCAGCGTCACATAACTAGCAATCAGCGCCAGCAGCAGGCTCACCATCGCCAACACTGACCAGCCGAACTGCTGGAGCGAAAACAGCACAATCCAAATGGTCTGGACGATGCAGGCAAAAATTAGTAGCAGGTTGACCCGCTGAATTTGGGGATCTTGCCGCCGCTCTGGATGAAACTGGTAAATGCCGTAGGCAAATAAACCCAGATAGATGATGCCCCAAATGGCAAAGGCGTAGCTAGCCGGAGTGATCAGCACCCCAGCCAACAAGGTGTTAGACAGTTCGCCAACATTCTGGCCCCCTGGCGGAAAGCGGTTAAACAGGGTGTTAAATACCACCGCACCGACGATCGCGATCGCGGTAGCAATGGCAAGACCGAGGCCATTGCTAGACCGATTTTGGGAATTATCCATGGGCCTACTTGAAAGCGTAAGCCCTATCCTCCCCCGATCGACAGCAAAACACCACTACCCTCAGTCAGAGTTGGCGCTGGCATGCTCTGGCTACAGCGGTCTACTCGACTTCGAGCAGGTCGTCGGTGTCGTCGTCGGGAGGTTCGACAGTGACGGGTGCCCCGTTGATCGCCAGCTTATCGCGCACCTGGGCTTCGACCTGAGCAGCAAAGGCGGCATCTTCAATCAGGCGCTGCACGGTGTTGTCACGGCCTTGGCCAATGTTGTCGCCGTCGTAGCTGTACCAGGCCCCTTTGCGAGTGATGACGCCGGTTTGCTCGGCCAGGTCAACCAAGCAGCCCATGGTCGAAATGCCCTGACCAAACAAAATATCAAACTCGGCAATGCGAAACGGGGGGGCTACCTTATTCTTCGCCACTTTTACCTTGGCGCGAATACCATACTCTTCGGTGCCTTTCTTGAGGGTTTGAATGCGGCGAATATCAAGCCGCACCGAGGC is a genomic window of Nodosilinea sp. E11 containing:
- the sbcD gene encoding exonuclease subunit SbcD; protein product: MITLLHLSDIHLGSGFAHGRLNPETGLNTRFEDFMAALTRCIDRALAEPVDLVLFGGDAFPDATPPPLVQQALASQFCRLSAAGIPTVLLVGNHDQHAQGLGGASLSIYRTLGVQDVVVGDRLETHYIATTNGPVQVVTLPWLTKSTLLTRPETEGLSMAQVNELLLDRLRVALEGEIRRLDPDSPAILLAHAMVDTATYGAERFLAAGRGFTVPMALLARPCFDYVALGHVHRHQVLCEQPLMIYPGSIERVDFSEETEAKGYLLVQVDKGTAEAEFCPLPVRPFKTIHVDLTTAEHPQRRLEQAIAQADIVDAVVRCLYSLRTDQVDQIDQSALETALAAAHTYTLQPELKAQTSRSRLPELGTDSALDPLAALGAYLANRDDLGDLAEGMMAAATALLADEIDVDLSLETADFDLDDLDSLALEETAQQLRLL
- a CDS encoding tryptophan-rich sensory protein, which gives rise to MDNSQNRSSNGLGLAIATAIAIVGAVVFNTLFNRFPPGGQNVGELSNTLLAGVLITPASYAFAIWGIIYLGLFAYGIYQFHPERRQDPQIQRVNLLLIFACIVQTIWIVLFSLQQFGWSVLAMVSLLLALIASYVTLHIGLASHNPSLGYRVSRQRRWMAHIPFSLYLSWVSVATIVNIASALYVWPWGGWGISAVAWTVAMTVVAALIGAIVIYQRGDIAFTLVYVWAFVAIAVRQSDIPAIRWVALIAAGLLLLWLALVKQGRPKRSQR
- a CDS encoding chorismate lyase; this translates as MTSALQPTIDPARPSDWYALSPRWQAGQPTVQKGLPHDQLAPAWQILLLGDGSPTRHLQLLTRDRTEVDVIDMSLVGMDLDGAPDIIRVVPGPRLRRQVWLRTASGQRLAYAASWWEASHVDDYLQNKSLPIWASLARLRTELYRDIQGLYYGDSQALEDAFGQTGPFWGRHYLFWHRGKPLTLIYEVFSPYLTRYLGPMQSGPRP
- a CDS encoding glutamyl-tRNA amidotransferase, giving the protein MAEGIKLAVNGTLMRGLELNANLLKAGAEFLYEADTTPVYRLWSIGDVHPAMVRVSSGGTAVALEVWLVPPAGLVQVLLQEPPGLSIGKVTLATGETVLGVLGEPILCEGQREISAYGGWRAYLAQCESSATA
- a CDS encoding cation diffusion facilitator family transporter, which translates into the protein MKLLSMNEGEYQRRISYRLLLTTLWATLLLLAVEAIGGWANQSLTLLAESLHTLVDGFSTVLSLVAVTSPQRQMGREVWGHGRAEVAGTLMLCAFLGFTGVSLLFIALRQIVSAFTGADNPFQVVLDPQVLRFTAAMVILNVALGIYASYQARSLSSQALKLNTRHFLADAWLSIVMVGVLLAIWQNQRWLDPVFALVLLPLVGRSLWRVLNEQLPMLLRPTAIAPEAISHLATQVEGVTRCTRIRSRGMVGRQVWVEIHLVLHPEFVESAETIGEQIDALLRQRYGPLRTQVWLDPARPYQGAFLEPGSPNYLPPPANDGDWP
- a CDS encoding type II CAAX endopeptidase family protein, giving the protein MTSEPDLTQPWLSIKRLFLILVTALVGLVLVQSLLSSWNEPQVASQLQLYQTDLLLEGSAWQGAGLPDDQWPTLRAGLLGQDPVATAQKQYEQVREGAIENMARYAPATQTGESLADEANAGKPLARRVQTALSQQETLLHRLDLRLGLMDAYQERPEAALDRWGQVRDSDTASAPTLRTADTLIRLWQANQANDDDEAWLQASLDGWFEYRALDRLYTVEGREADRAALQALEQETAQGKLVKLALVGALPALGAVTGIGLILWLVAQRVLRGSQSVLRQNAGQGWEIPWTGEIIWQVLIVGFFFVGQILLPLVLGGLGFSSAALSSRGRAIFSLVYYLLMAAGAVGVLWWSIRPWPVPKDLFKLKPSRSALLWGLGGYFVAVPLMFGVALINQQIWQGQGGSNPLLQTVLEEQDGVALLVFFLTAAIAAPLFEEVLFRGFLLPSLTRYMSAGWAIALSAFIFAAAHLSLSEVLPLTVLGAVLGFVYTRSRNLLSPMILHSAWNSATMLGLFILGG
- a CDS encoding trypsin-like peptidase domain-containing protein, with protein sequence MAQASFHRLTAGSWRFNSLFLGALLALMPGGFPAHLTSSFAPPQALAQSTVDEATTIRVYEQVSPAVVAINTRGGGGSGSIIDANGLILTNAHVVGSNRVVTVRLADGRSFEGDVVGYGQDRLDLAAVRLRGNPTGLPTVAIAPSNSVRVGQSAFAIGSPFGLQGTLTVGIVSRIDRDRNVIQTDAAINPGNSGGPLLNSGGQLIGVNTSIFTTGSSGGNVGIGFAIPTDAVQTFLASVRSGTATATATAPANRNRREPTPIALGAAVQGQLNTSSNVLPDGSFYNPYSFEGQAGQTVTIDMTSPDIDPYLILLAEGQEDFSIQDDDSGGGLNARISVQLPYTGSYIVLANALAEGESGRYQLRISQGSGGNGAGPTPSGTILRQQGNLGPSDRTLQDGSFFQEFPFRGQAGQTVRIRLESADFDTYLIVLDANRNRIADNDDATPDTTNSEITLRLPRDGVYTVLVNSYGPGERGRFVLTVE